In bacterium, a genomic segment contains:
- the pepF gene encoding oligoendopeptidase F, giving the protein MRQFQHPKAPHLLFGFVLSALLVVMLSLPVTGQELKERSEVADKYKWDLSALYKSDADWDKDLKTVEAMVPTLKGFEGKVSKSPDDLLGFYKAAEAAGKLIDNLQVYSGLAYDQDTRVQKYTGMKDRLGSVQSKIGEAMSWFTPELVSIPTATLESWYKSKPDLALYRHKVDDAFRTRAHTLSPVEERLLALSGETAGGYVNANTSLRVTDIKFPTMKDEQGNDVQLSEGRMGMLLRSSDARVRRDCAIGMLNTYKQYENTEAALMTGNIAGDLFYARARHYNSCVQAALDNDNIDTTVYLNLIETVKKNTATIQRYADLRRRALKLDSIHFYDMFAPLIPETKQHVEYDDAVKTIELAMAPLGKDYVEPMKVGFNSRWIDVYETKAKRDGAYSWGSYMAHPYMLLNYNNQLDDMFTTAHEMGHSMHTWHSNKYQPYAYSQYTLFNAEVASTFNEALLMDYLLKKEKDPAKRLYLINQYIDNIRGTVITQVMFADFELKMHRAAEAGEPLTAESLSQMYIETLKSYYGNSVVLDPEYGYTWARIPHFYRNFYVYKYATSYCASQALSQKVLKGEKGAREAYIGYLSGGSSKYPLDLLKDAGVDMSTSAPVDATMKKLSELVDEMERLLKQTKRI; this is encoded by the coding sequence ATGAGACAATTTCAACACCCTAAAGCACCGCATCTGTTGTTTGGCTTCGTTTTGAGCGCACTTCTTGTCGTGATGCTGTCCCTGCCGGTCACGGGACAGGAACTCAAGGAGCGGTCGGAAGTCGCGGACAAGTACAAGTGGGATCTGTCCGCGCTGTACAAGTCGGACGCCGACTGGGACAAGGATCTGAAGACGGTCGAGGCTATGGTCCCGACCCTCAAGGGTTTCGAAGGCAAAGTCAGCAAGTCGCCGGACGATCTGCTGGGCTTTTACAAGGCCGCCGAAGCTGCCGGCAAACTGATCGACAACCTGCAGGTCTATTCCGGTCTGGCTTATGATCAGGATACCCGCGTGCAGAAGTACACCGGCATGAAGGACCGTCTGGGCAGTGTCCAGTCCAAGATCGGCGAGGCCATGTCCTGGTTCACACCGGAACTGGTATCCATTCCTACGGCCACGCTGGAGAGCTGGTACAAGAGCAAGCCGGATCTGGCGCTCTACCGCCACAAGGTCGACGACGCTTTTCGCACCCGCGCCCACACGCTGAGCCCCGTCGAAGAGCGCCTGCTGGCGCTGTCCGGCGAGACCGCCGGCGGCTATGTCAACGCCAACACCTCGTTACGTGTGACGGATATCAAGTTTCCCACGATGAAGGATGAGCAGGGCAACGACGTGCAGCTTTCCGAAGGCCGCATGGGCATGCTGCTGCGTTCCTCCGACGCCCGCGTGCGCCGCGACTGCGCCATCGGAATGCTGAACACCTACAAGCAGTATGAGAACACCGAAGCCGCGCTGATGACCGGCAACATTGCCGGCGATCTGTTCTATGCCCGCGCGCGCCACTATAATTCCTGCGTGCAGGCCGCGCTGGATAATGACAACATCGACACCACCGTGTACCTGAATCTGATCGAGACGGTGAAGAAGAACACGGCGACCATTCAGCGCTATGCCGATCTGCGCCGCCGCGCCCTCAAGCTGGATTCGATTCACTTCTACGATATGTTTGCGCCGCTGATCCCCGAGACCAAGCAGCACGTTGAGTATGACGACGCCGTGAAGACCATCGAACTGGCTATGGCTCCGCTGGGCAAGGATTATGTCGAGCCGATGAAGGTCGGCTTCAACAGCCGCTGGATCGACGTCTATGAAACCAAGGCCAAGCGCGACGGCGCGTACAGTTGGGGCAGCTACATGGCGCACCCGTACATGCTGCTGAACTACAATAACCAGCTCGACGACATGTTCACCACGGCGCACGAGATGGGCCACAGCATGCACACGTGGCACAGCAACAAGTACCAGCCCTACGCTTACAGCCAGTACACGCTGTTCAACGCCGAAGTGGCGTCGACCTTCAATGAAGCGCTGCTGATGGATTATCTGCTGAAGAAGGAGAAGGATCCCGCCAAGCGCCTGTACCTGATCAACCAGTACATCGACAACATTCGCGGAACGGTCATCACGCAGGTGATGTTCGCCGACTTCGAACTGAAGATGCACCGCGCCGCCGAAGCGGGCGAACCGTTGACCGCCGAGAGCCTGTCGCAGATGTACATTGAAACGCTGAAGTCCTACTACGGCAACAGCGTGGTGCTCGATCCGGAATACGGTTACACGTGGGCGCGCATTCCGCACTTCTACCGTAATTTCTACGTCTACAAGTATGCCACGAGCTACTGTGCCTCGCAGGCGCTCTCGCAGAAGGTGCTGAAGGGCGAGAAGGGCGCGCGGGAAGCCTACATCGGCTACCTGTCCGGCGGCAGCTCAAAGTACCCGCTGGACCTGCTGAAGGACGCCGGCGTCGACATGAGCACCTCTGCTCCGGTGGATGCCACCATGAAGAAGCTGTCCGAACTGGTGGACGAGATGGAACGGCTGCTGAAGCAGACCAAGCGAATCTGA
- a CDS encoding M6 family metalloprotease domain-containing protein, with product MKCLYTATILALLFCGILSVLAMPPHPDLMKRIESGAIPTPYYLQNETALRAAGVDAPRTAAAFLNRTGRHPLDENLNILVLLLDFSTKGHQAAPSAFDNLLFGGQTGSLNNFMSETTYGNVTIVTLNMPSAVGWLRAPQTYAYYVNGQNGFGAYPHNAQRMVEDAVALADPFVDFSPYDNDGDGYVDALFVIHSGPGAEFTGSSNDVWSHAWSVSTPQTVDGVQVWGYSSEPEYWQANGDMTCGVYAHEMGHAAFGLPDLYDTGNDSQGIGRWSLMASGSWNGNLGNSPAHFDAWSKLRIGVVTPTPVSSTMIGASIPAVENDPTVYRMNISAQQYMLVENRQPAGYDASLPGSGLIIYHVDDAAGNNNAQWYPGHTTSGHYRVAVEQADGLWELEHNINRGNSGDPFPGSTNKRTFDDASTPNSRDYAGTSTGFSVRNISNSGAVMTADLYPVPARTITLTTPNGGETWYSGDADTIRWTAGNLTGNIKIEVNYAYPSYAWNVITSGTPNVGWYRWVVGPGISANARIRVTSVSYSLVGDTSAANFATDQRSVWISNPATNAVWLTGDVDTITWTSANFSENLRIEVNRAYPTGSWTTVAASVPNGGAYVWTVTGPAGASSRLRIRGVTHPASCDTSSAFSIGVRSITVTSPNTALTWVMGDSTYVRWTSANMSENVKIELKRMYPTGVWETLAASVPNSGQCIVVPTGTLSTTARLRITGVTHPSVGDTSNVNFILGQRSIHVTLPNTAGTCLIGGVDTVKWTTTCMTNEPVAIQFNYDYPNGPWNVLNANAANTGRYPWLVSGPVTPNMRVRILAAAHPAIGDTSDADIALAVPSLALTSPAGGETWYVGDADTIRWISQNLTENVKLEINRTYPAGAWTTLASSVANTGWYRWVVTTGDAAAARMRISAVAHTFVKDTSNAFAIAARSITLISPNTAVTWLTGDTATIQWSCTNLPDDSVRIEINRAYSSGSWVALATRVPNNGSYRWVVTGPTTTTARIRISGAVHTNTSKFSAANFTIGTRRLTVTAPNTAVTWSTGTLYSITWTSTYMTDSVKIELNRAYPSGAWETIAARVPNNGLYRWTAGGAASTTARMRVSATARTGIGDTSNVNFIIRIVGAPPRFLDVTDGSQVPTEFGLAQNYPNPFNATTEITFDLPVTCRVELKVFDMLGHEVTTLTDQMQPAGRFRVMWDGLTARGALAATGTYLYRMRAGDYVVTKKMILLK from the coding sequence ATGAAATGCCTCTATACCGCCACCATCCTCGCGCTACTTTTTTGCGGGATCTTGTCCGTCCTTGCCATGCCGCCCCATCCGGATCTGATGAAACGGATCGAAAGCGGCGCCATTCCCACACCCTACTACTTGCAGAATGAAACGGCGTTGCGGGCTGCCGGCGTGGACGCTCCCCGTACGGCGGCAGCGTTCCTGAACCGGACGGGCCGTCATCCCCTCGACGAGAATTTGAATATTCTGGTCCTGTTGCTTGATTTCAGCACCAAAGGGCATCAGGCGGCTCCCAGCGCCTTCGACAACCTGTTGTTCGGCGGCCAGACCGGTTCGCTGAACAATTTCATGTCCGAGACCACCTATGGCAACGTAACCATCGTGACGCTCAACATGCCCAGTGCCGTCGGTTGGCTGCGCGCTCCTCAAACCTACGCCTATTACGTGAACGGTCAGAATGGCTTCGGAGCCTATCCCCACAACGCGCAGAGGATGGTGGAAGACGCCGTGGCCCTGGCCGATCCGTTTGTGGATTTTTCTCCCTACGACAATGACGGCGACGGCTACGTCGATGCGCTGTTTGTCATTCACTCCGGACCCGGCGCGGAGTTCACAGGCAGCAGCAACGACGTCTGGTCACATGCCTGGAGCGTCAGCACACCGCAGACCGTGGACGGCGTGCAGGTGTGGGGCTATTCCTCCGAGCCGGAGTACTGGCAGGCCAACGGCGACATGACCTGCGGCGTTTATGCCCATGAGATGGGCCATGCCGCTTTCGGTCTGCCCGATCTCTATGACACGGGGAACGATTCGCAGGGCATTGGCCGCTGGAGCCTGATGGCGTCCGGATCGTGGAACGGCAACCTGGGCAATTCTCCGGCACACTTCGATGCCTGGAGCAAACTGAGGATCGGTGTGGTCACCCCGACTCCGGTAAGCAGCACGATGATTGGCGCGTCGATTCCCGCGGTCGAGAACGATCCAACGGTTTATCGCATGAACATTTCCGCCCAGCAGTATATGCTGGTGGAGAACCGCCAGCCTGCGGGCTATGATGCGTCGCTGCCCGGAAGCGGACTGATTATCTATCACGTTGACGACGCCGCAGGGAACAACAACGCCCAGTGGTATCCGGGCCACACCACCAGCGGCCACTATCGTGTGGCGGTGGAGCAGGCCGACGGCCTCTGGGAACTGGAGCACAACATCAACCGGGGAAACTCCGGCGACCCCTTCCCCGGTTCGACCAACAAGAGGACCTTTGACGACGCCAGCACGCCGAACTCCCGGGACTACGCCGGCACGTCCACGGGATTCTCCGTGCGCAACATCAGTAATTCCGGCGCGGTGATGACCGCCGACCTGTATCCTGTTCCGGCGCGTACCATAACGCTTACCACGCCCAATGGCGGCGAGACATGGTACAGCGGCGATGCCGACACCATTCGCTGGACCGCGGGCAATCTGACCGGCAACATCAAGATCGAAGTCAACTACGCCTATCCCAGCTACGCATGGAACGTCATCACCAGCGGCACGCCCAACGTCGGCTGGTATCGCTGGGTGGTCGGTCCCGGAATCAGCGCCAATGCCCGCATCCGCGTCACCAGTGTCAGCTACTCGCTGGTGGGTGATACCAGCGCTGCCAACTTTGCGACCGACCAGCGCAGCGTCTGGATTTCCAATCCCGCCACCAATGCCGTGTGGCTGACGGGCGATGTGGACACCATCACGTGGACTTCCGCCAACTTCAGCGAAAACCTCCGCATCGAAGTGAACCGCGCGTACCCGACAGGAAGTTGGACGACCGTCGCCGCCAGCGTGCCCAATGGCGGCGCCTATGTCTGGACGGTTACCGGACCGGCGGGAGCGTCATCGCGGCTGCGCATTCGGGGTGTCACGCACCCGGCATCCTGCGACACGTCCAGCGCCTTCTCCATCGGCGTGCGCAGTATCACGGTCACCAGTCCGAATACGGCGCTCACGTGGGTCATGGGTGACAGCACCTATGTCCGCTGGACATCGGCGAACATGTCCGAAAACGTGAAGATCGAACTGAAGCGGATGTATCCCACGGGCGTGTGGGAAACTCTGGCCGCATCGGTGCCCAATAGCGGTCAGTGCATTGTGGTGCCGACGGGAACCTTGTCCACCACGGCGCGGCTGCGCATCACGGGGGTCACTCACCCCAGCGTGGGCGATACATCCAACGTGAATTTCATCCTGGGCCAGCGCAGCATTCACGTGACTCTGCCGAACACCGCCGGCACCTGTCTGATCGGCGGTGTGGACACGGTCAAGTGGACCACGACCTGCATGACCAATGAGCCCGTGGCGATTCAGTTCAACTACGACTACCCCAACGGCCCGTGGAACGTGCTGAACGCCAACGCCGCCAACACAGGCCGGTACCCGTGGCTGGTGAGCGGGCCGGTTACGCCCAACATGCGGGTGCGAATTCTGGCGGCGGCGCATCCTGCCATCGGTGACACCTCCGATGCGGACATCGCACTCGCCGTTCCGTCCCTTGCGTTGACGTCGCCTGCCGGTGGAGAGACGTGGTACGTCGGCGATGCCGATACCATTCGCTGGATCTCGCAGAATCTAACGGAAAATGTAAAGCTCGAAATCAACCGTACCTATCCGGCGGGCGCGTGGACCACACTGGCCAGCAGCGTGGCGAACACCGGCTGGTACCGCTGGGTGGTTACCACCGGCGACGCGGCTGCCGCCCGAATGCGGATCAGCGCCGTGGCGCACACATTCGTCAAGGACACATCCAATGCCTTTGCCATCGCCGCGCGTTCGATTACCCTGATCTCGCCCAATACCGCAGTTACGTGGCTGACGGGTGACACGGCGACGATTCAGTGGAGTTGCACCAATCTGCCGGATGACAGCGTGAGGATCGAAATCAATCGCGCCTATTCCAGTGGATCGTGGGTGGCGCTGGCGACACGCGTCCCCAACAATGGATCGTATCGCTGGGTAGTCACCGGGCCGACGACCACCACCGCGCGGATTCGCATCAGCGGCGCGGTGCACACCAACACGTCTAAATTCTCGGCGGCAAACTTCACCATCGGCACGCGGCGTCTTACCGTGACCGCGCCCAACACGGCGGTGACATGGAGCACCGGCACGCTCTATTCGATCACCTGGACGTCGACCTATATGACCGACAGCGTCAAGATCGAACTGAACCGCGCCTATCCATCCGGTGCGTGGGAGACCATTGCCGCGCGCGTTCCCAACAACGGCCTCTACCGTTGGACCGCCGGCGGCGCCGCATCCACCACGGCACGGATGCGGGTCAGCGCAACCGCGCGCACCGGCATCGGCGATACGTCGAATGTCAATTTCATCATCCGCATCGTGGGCGCGCCTCCCCGCTTCCTCGATGTGACCGACGGTTCCCAAGTGCCCACGGAGTTCGGCCTGGCTCAGAACTATCCCAATCCCTTTAACGCAACCACGGAGATTACCTTTGATTTGCCTGTGACATGCCGCGTCGAACTGAAAGTCTTCGACATGCTCGGGCATGAAGTCACCACCCTGACCGATCAGATGCAGCCTGCGGGACGGTTCCGCGTGATGTGGGACGGTTTGACGGCCCGCGGCGCCCTCGCCGCCACGGGAACGTATCTCTACCGCATGCGCGCCGGAGACTATGTGGTCACCAAAAAGATGATACTGCTTAAGTAG
- a CDS encoding PAS domain S-box protein — protein sequence MSRKSHTKDAPAEPFTALAVAEQDSGIRGLQTALREAGAPQAKLTTMRPREAQGLLSSGTSYNLVVIRDSSDCDALELLNSAARTGKVVVLAAHDDCARTIELFEAGAFDVVSRQQAACGLLSYALRRAVGKHPRLEEIIETPPPPPAEAPAFDAETLRLALQNSPVTVWRQDEDLRYVSVFNPVSPISDAQQIIGKTDEELFGANGGKELIDLKSQVIRTGERVHDEIKLIFNKRITYHNVIIEPQKDSKGNVTGLLTASVNITAAHRTEEELRDAHDDLVSANERLRREMRRRREVTDMLRDQAELLDLAEDAILVCDDKDRILYWNQGAEHTYGFTAGEAVGQIAYELLHTKFPESFGDLEAELLRAGSYSCELEQYTKDGRGITTASRWTLRRNDEQEVSFLQINRDITARKQMEQSLRHQADLFDLEDDAIIVRDLEDRCIYWNRGAERLYGWTREEALGQVVHELLMAQTTVPYDEIKERVLREGSYEVEITDITRDVRKLVVTSRWAVQRDHNGAPIAFMQVNREITQRKEMEEALRWAVQSAVREQAQLEAVFESVDDGIVVTDMQGHFRLVNKAEAKMCGYNSPDEMKKNLDYFASVFQIMSLDGTPLPLEDWPVSHVLRGRTVSERELRARRTDTGQEWYFSFSGQPVFEEDGTQILAVIVTRDITQRKQAEEELADRAERLRQLNNDLEELNAQLEEEIYDRRRTDEALRRSEAQLRTVIDTLAEGVIVSDLEGNLIEWNRAALDMHGYETLEEARRRLPEFTRVFELREMDGTPVFFEDWPLSRILRGEPLRDWDLRISRVGSDWQRVFSYAGTLVRDDQGKLLLAVLTVSDITDRHKAEEDRVHQAFVLDRVRDAIVAVDPVFHITTWNRAAEDLFSIKAGQAIGKYAFDVIPSSHTAEEREAIADDLAAGRTVEFESGFRHPDGTAFTAHVQSAALRAADGRIAGYVSAYRDITERKRAEEDLRKAKEDYQFLVENQTDMVARMSRDGRRLYVNSNYLKLVGKTEEEVLDTRYVPEIHPDDQTRVDEAWQKTFEPPAFRSEIEARTMTTDGWRWLSWRNTAVADEHGKRNTAICVGRDVTDLKEAEEALTASRERLNTALEANRIGFWEWKPPNEIYYSPQWYTMLGYTPYELSMTFDSWQKLVHPDDMPGTLKDMVHALNPGSKGFELEHRMRCKSGEYRWVLMRAKVVKWDRLGRPKRILGTETDITERKQMEEALRVSEARLMAGLEATRIGMWDWDPQNDRAFYSPTWYTMLGYEPYELPQNRHTLEELIHPDDRAAALAATENLSRSTKALVEAEFRMKHKDGQYRWILDRGKVVAWDGNGRPLRVVGTHTDITERKQSEEALQRSEAILAQAGQMTHLGAWEFEFANTSDATAENPLHWSDEVFRIFGYEPGGVNVTNSLFFEHVHPDDRDLVREAVDRAIALHEPYTVEHRILRPDGDMRIVVEHAVIVFDDHHRLQRMIGAVQDITDRKKTEEQIRRHSEELERIIEERTAQIRKLERQRLESEKQVSVGRMAARIAHEINNPLAGVKNSFLLVKKAIPEDYKHFEFVNRIERELDRIARIVRQMFELYRPERREPEVIRPADAIQDVVILLQGNIRSQGIKVEQETARAGKPVRIHSDSLKQVLFNVLQNAIEASPQGATVRVECILRGSVLALDIADQGGGIPEEVQSRIFEPFFTTKEGETTGGLGLGLSVTRSLVESMGGLISFETIENRGTTFHITLPVQVEDEVPRTASS from the coding sequence ATGTCACGAAAGTCACACACGAAAGACGCTCCCGCAGAACCCTTCACCGCGCTGGCAGTCGCCGAACAAGATTCGGGAATCCGCGGTTTGCAGACGGCGCTGCGGGAAGCGGGAGCACCTCAAGCTAAGTTGACCACGATGCGTCCCCGCGAGGCGCAAGGTCTTCTCAGCAGCGGAACGTCGTATAATCTGGTCGTGATTCGTGATTCTTCCGATTGCGATGCGCTCGAACTGCTGAATTCGGCGGCCAGGACCGGCAAGGTGGTCGTGCTGGCCGCCCACGATGACTGCGCGCGCACGATAGAACTGTTCGAAGCGGGAGCCTTCGACGTGGTCTCGCGCCAGCAGGCGGCCTGCGGCCTGCTGTCCTACGCGCTGCGGCGCGCGGTGGGCAAGCATCCCCGCCTCGAAGAAATCATAGAAACCCCGCCGCCCCCGCCGGCAGAGGCCCCGGCCTTCGACGCGGAGACGCTGCGGCTGGCGCTGCAAAATTCTCCGGTCACCGTCTGGCGGCAGGACGAAGATCTGCGCTACGTGTCGGTGTTCAATCCGGTGTCGCCGATCTCGGATGCCCAGCAGATTATCGGCAAAACCGATGAGGAGCTGTTTGGGGCGAACGGCGGAAAAGAGCTGATAGACCTGAAGTCGCAGGTGATTCGAACCGGCGAGCGGGTGCACGATGAGATCAAGCTGATCTTCAACAAGCGGATCACATACCATAATGTGATCATCGAGCCGCAGAAAGATTCCAAAGGGAACGTGACGGGCCTGTTGACGGCGTCGGTGAATATCACCGCCGCGCACCGCACGGAAGAAGAATTGCGCGATGCGCACGACGATCTGGTGTCCGCCAACGAGCGGCTGCGCCGCGAGATGCGCCGGCGGCGGGAAGTGACCGACATGCTGCGCGATCAGGCCGAACTGCTGGACCTGGCCGAAGACGCGATTCTGGTCTGCGATGACAAGGACCGGATTCTCTACTGGAACCAGGGCGCGGAGCACACGTACGGGTTCACCGCCGGCGAAGCGGTGGGCCAGATTGCGTATGAACTGCTCCACACGAAGTTTCCGGAGTCCTTTGGCGATCTGGAAGCCGAACTATTGCGTGCCGGATCTTATAGCTGCGAACTGGAACAATATACCAAGGATGGGCGCGGTATTACTACGGCCAGCCGCTGGACCTTGCGTCGCAACGATGAGCAGGAAGTTTCCTTTCTGCAAATCAACCGCGACATAACCGCGCGAAAGCAGATGGAGCAGTCGCTGCGGCATCAAGCGGATCTGTTCGATCTCGAAGACGACGCGATTATCGTAAGGGATCTGGAAGACCGCTGCATCTATTGGAATCGCGGCGCCGAGCGGCTCTACGGCTGGACGCGCGAGGAAGCGCTCGGACAGGTGGTGCACGAACTGTTGATGGCGCAGACCACTGTTCCTTATGACGAGATCAAAGAACGGGTCCTGCGCGAGGGGAGTTACGAAGTCGAAATTACGGACATCACGCGGGACGTCCGCAAGCTGGTGGTTACCAGCCGCTGGGCAGTGCAGCGCGACCACAACGGGGCTCCTATCGCCTTTATGCAGGTGAACCGTGAAATCACCCAGCGCAAAGAAATGGAAGAGGCTCTGCGGTGGGCGGTGCAGAGTGCCGTCCGCGAGCAGGCGCAGCTTGAGGCGGTGTTCGAGTCGGTGGATGACGGCATCGTGGTCACGGACATGCAGGGCCATTTCCGGCTGGTGAACAAGGCCGAAGCCAAAATGTGCGGGTACAACAGTCCCGATGAGATGAAAAAGAATCTGGATTACTTTGCTTCGGTGTTCCAGATCATGAGTCTGGACGGCACGCCGCTGCCGCTGGAAGACTGGCCGGTTTCCCATGTGCTGCGCGGGAGAACCGTGAGTGAACGGGAGTTGCGCGCGCGACGTACCGACACCGGGCAGGAGTGGTATTTCAGCTTCAGCGGCCAGCCTGTGTTCGAAGAAGACGGCACGCAGATCCTCGCCGTGATCGTAACCCGGGACATTACCCAGCGCAAGCAGGCCGAAGAGGAGTTGGCCGACCGCGCGGAACGTCTCCGTCAGCTCAACAACGATCTGGAAGAATTGAACGCGCAGCTTGAAGAGGAAATTTATGATCGGCGGCGGACCGATGAGGCGCTGCGGCGCAGCGAAGCCCAACTGCGCACCGTGATCGACACGCTTGCCGAAGGTGTGATTGTCTCGGATCTTGAGGGCAACCTCATCGAGTGGAACCGTGCCGCGCTGGATATGCATGGCTATGAGACTCTCGAGGAAGCGCGGCGCAGATTGCCGGAGTTCACCCGCGTATTCGAACTGCGGGAGATGGATGGCACGCCGGTGTTCTTCGAGGATTGGCCCCTGTCCCGCATCTTGCGCGGAGAGCCGTTGCGGGACTGGGACCTGCGGATTTCGCGGGTCGGCAGCGACTGGCAGCGGGTCTTCAGCTACGCCGGCACCCTTGTGCGGGATGACCAAGGCAAGCTGCTGCTGGCGGTGCTGACGGTCAGCGACATTACCGACCGCCATAAGGCTGAAGAAGATCGCGTCCACCAGGCCTTTGTACTGGACCGTGTACGCGACGCCATCGTGGCGGTGGATCCGGTCTTCCATATTACAACATGGAACCGCGCCGCCGAAGACCTCTTCAGCATAAAAGCCGGCCAGGCGATAGGCAAGTACGCCTTTGATGTGATTCCGTCTTCTCACACGGCGGAAGAACGCGAGGCTATCGCCGATGATCTGGCGGCGGGACGGACCGTGGAGTTCGAATCCGGATTCCGGCATCCGGACGGCACGGCGTTTACCGCACATGTTCAATCTGCGGCGCTGCGGGCGGCGGACGGGAGAATTGCGGGGTATGTGTCCGCGTACCGCGATATCACCGAACGCAAACGCGCGGAAGAGGACCTGCGCAAGGCCAAGGAAGATTATCAGTTCCTCGTGGAGAACCAGACGGACATGGTGGCGCGGATGAGCCGTGATGGCCGTCGGCTGTATGTCAATTCCAATTACCTGAAATTGGTAGGTAAGACCGAAGAAGAGGTTCTCGATACAAGGTACGTGCCGGAAATCCACCCCGACGATCAGACGCGTGTGGACGAAGCGTGGCAGAAGACCTTTGAGCCGCCGGCGTTCCGCAGCGAGATCGAAGCCCGCACCATGACCACCGACGGCTGGCGTTGGCTCTCCTGGCGCAACACCGCCGTGGCCGATGAGCATGGGAAGCGGAACACGGCCATCTGCGTGGGACGCGACGTCACCGATCTGAAGGAAGCCGAGGAAGCCCTGACGGCCTCGCGGGAACGGCTGAATACCGCCCTTGAAGCCAACCGCATCGGCTTCTGGGAATGGAAGCCGCCCAATGAAATCTACTACTCACCGCAGTGGTACACCATGCTGGGTTACACCCCCTACGAACTCTCCATGACTTTCGATTCGTGGCAGAAGCTGGTGCATCCGGATGACATGCCGGGCACACTCAAGGACATGGTGCACGCTTTAAATCCCGGTTCGAAGGGCTTTGAATTGGAACACCGCATGCGCTGCAAGTCGGGTGAGTACCGCTGGGTACTGATGCGCGCCAAGGTGGTGAAATGGGACCGGCTGGGACGCCCCAAGCGGATTCTGGGCACGGAAACGGACATTACCGAACGCAAGCAAATGGAAGAGGCGCTGCGGGTCAGCGAGGCGCGTCTTATGGCCGGCCTCGAAGCCACTCGGATCGGCATGTGGGACTGGGATCCGCAGAACGATCGCGCCTTTTACAGCCCCACGTGGTATACGATGCTCGGCTACGAGCCCTACGAACTGCCGCAGAACCGGCACACACTCGAAGAACTGATTCATCCGGACGACCGCGCCGCGGCCCTCGCGGCGACGGAGAATCTCTCCCGCAGCACCAAGGCTCTGGTGGAAGCCGAGTTCCGCATGAAGCACAAAGACGGACAGTACCGCTGGATTCTGGACCGCGGTAAAGTTGTGGCCTGGGACGGCAACGGGCGGCCGCTGCGCGTCGTAGGCACCCACACGGACATCACCGAACGCAAACAGTCTGAAGAAGCCCTGCAGCGCAGTGAAGCGATTCTGGCGCAGGCCGGGCAGATGACGCACCTCGGCGCGTGGGAATTCGAATTCGCGAACACTTCGGATGCGACGGCAGAAAATCCGCTGCATTGGTCCGATGAGGTCTTTCGCATCTTCGGCTATGAACCCGGCGGCGTCAACGTGACCAACAGTCTGTTCTTCGAACACGTTCACCCCGACGACCGCGATCTGGTGCGGGAAGCGGTAGACCGCGCCATTGCCCTGCATGAGCCCTACACCGTGGAGCACCGCATCCTCCGGCCCGACGGGGATATGCGCATTGTTGTGGAGCACGCGGTGATCGTGTTCGACGACCATCATCGTCTGCAGAGGATGATCGGCGCGGTGCAGGATATTACCGACCGCAAGAAGACGGAAGAGCAGATCCGGCGGCACTCGGAAGAACTCGAACGGATTATCGAGGAGCGTACGGCGCAGATCCGCAAGCTTGAGCGGCAGCGGCTGGAAAGCGAGAAGCAGGTGTCGGTGGGCCGCATGGCCGCGCGCATCGCCCACGAGATCAACAACCCCCTGGCCGGAGTGAAGAACTCCTTCCTGCTGGTCAAGAAGGCCATTCCGGAAGACTACAAGCACTTCGAGTTCGTCAACCGCATCGAGCGAGAATTGGACCGCATCGCCCGCATCGTGCGCCAGATGTTCGAACTTTACCGTCCGGAGCGCCGAGAACCGGAAGTGATCCGGCCGGCGGATGCCATTCAAGACGTGGTAATCCTGCTGCAAGGGAACATCCGCTCGCAAGGCATTAAAGTCGAGCAGGAGACGGCGCGGGCCGGAAAGCCGGTCCGGATTCACAGCGACTCGCTCAAGCAGGTGCTGTTTAACGTGTTGCAGAACGCCATCGAAGCCTCGCCGCAGGGCGCGACCGTGCGCGTGGAGTGCATTCTCCGCGGCAGCGTTCTGGCCCTCGATATTGCGGATCAAGGCGGCGGCATTCCCGAAGAGGTGCAGTCGAGAATCTTCGAGCCGTTCTTCACCACCAAGGAGGGTGAGACCACCGGCGGCCTCGGATTAGGGCTCTCGGTAACCCGCAGCTTGGTGGAGAGCATGGGAGGCTTGATCTCCTTCGAGACCATCGAGAACCGCGGCACTACCTTTCACATTACCTTACCCGTTCAGGTCGAAGATGAAGTGCCGCGAACGGCTTCATCGTAG